One Tolypothrix bouteillei VB521301 DNA window includes the following coding sequences:
- a CDS encoding Uma2 family endonuclease translates to MAQAASKLLTYDEFITLYGDDDRYELIDGELVDMDPTGPHEQVAGFISRKLNVEIDRLDLPYFIPMRCIIKPLGNLSALRPDVVILDRSTLDSEPLWQREPVITLGTSVKMIVEVVSTNWQNDYARKVEDYEVLGISEYWIVDYLGIGGREYIGKPKQPTLTICQLVNGEYQKHLFRNGEPIISPTLSELKLTAEQIFAAAH, encoded by the coding sequence ATGGCTCAGGCAGCGTCTAAACTTTTAACATATGATGAGTTTATTACTCTCTACGGGGACGACGACCGCTACGAATTAATTGATGGGGAATTAGTAGATATGGACCCAACAGGACCGCACGAGCAAGTGGCAGGTTTTATTAGTCGTAAGTTAAACGTTGAGATTGACCGACTCGATTTACCTTACTTTATCCCCATGAGATGTATTATCAAACCTCTGGGGAATCTCTCAGCATTGAGACCTGATGTTGTCATTTTAGATCGAAGCACTCTAGACTCGGAACCACTATGGCAACGAGAACCAGTTATTACTTTAGGAACTTCTGTTAAGATGATTGTCGAAGTCGTCAGTACTAACTGGCAAAATGATTATGCTCGCAAGGTTGAAGATTACGAAGTTTTAGGTATTTCTGAATATTGGATTGTCGATTACTTAGGAATTGGCGGTAGAGAGTATATTGGAAAACCGAAACAGCCGACACTCACAATTTGCCAGCTTGTAAATGGGGAGTATCAAAAGCACCTGTTTCGTAATGGCGAGCCCATTATTTCCCCAACTCTCTCAGAATTAAAGCTTACAGCAGAACAAATTTTTGCAGCAGCACATTAA
- a CDS encoding GIY-YIG nuclease family protein has translation MWLKYGVDKNGALVGIEDVPKGKTPLQCPYCNGSLTAKKGKIKEHHFAHTEETCRAVAATNKEIPVLPLYENFNLQLSGKEFDRLQLLWREYGSKNQIIIRELIVTSFLYRELLQEKPGFNPPVYEFTKLGKIPFGGLPLVHFNQVQEPLLLKKLSDLEEKTERAQLINLSNLPELLVDLRIYRTQLKRIFSTTLYYLKIQVDGKILHKIGVTQRSVDERIEEIKSDLKKYFQTVNIEVLGSWLHRGNVEKYFKHRYQKFNYPIGSLTEYYNFNTEDANIVLRDLQQMKPKVLSQVELDILQT, from the coding sequence ATGTGGTTAAAGTATGGTGTAGATAAAAATGGAGCATTAGTCGGTATTGAAGATGTTCCAAAAGGGAAAACTCCGTTGCAGTGTCCCTATTGTAATGGAAGTCTCACCGCTAAAAAAGGCAAGATAAAAGAGCATCACTTTGCTCATACTGAAGAAACCTGTCGTGCTGTTGCAGCGACTAATAAGGAGATACCCGTACTGCCTTTATACGAAAATTTTAATCTTCAGCTTTCAGGTAAGGAGTTCGATCGCTTACAGCTTCTTTGGCGGGAATATGGCTCGAAGAATCAAATTATTATTAGAGAATTGATTGTTACCAGCTTTTTATATCGGGAATTGTTACAAGAAAAACCTGGATTCAACCCTCCAGTTTATGAATTTACCAAATTGGGAAAAATCCCTTTTGGTGGTTTACCACTTGTACATTTTAATCAAGTGCAAGAACCACTTCTATTAAAAAAACTATCTGACTTAGAAGAGAAAACTGAACGCGCCCAACTTATCAACTTATCTAACTTACCGGAATTGCTTGTTGATTTACGAATATACCGCACCCAATTGAAAAGAATTTTTTCGACAACTCTTTATTACTTAAAAATTCAAGTTGATGGAAAAATACTCCATAAAATTGGAGTGACACAGCGGTCTGTAGATGAACGAATTGAAGAGATCAAATCCGATCTCAAAAAGTACTTTCAGACAGTGAATATAGAAGTGCTGGGAAGTTGGTTACACCGAGGAAATGTAGAAAAATATTTCAAGCATCGCTACCAAAAATTCAATTACCCTATAGGAAGTTTAACAGAATACTACAACTTCAATACTGAGGATGCTAACATTGTGTTGCGGGATTTACAACAAATGAAGCCAAAAGTTCTCAGTCAAGTTGAATTAGATATTCTCCAAACATAA
- a CDS encoding lipoxygenase family protein, with translation MRSRSGCFAASPNRQQRHQQLIEQYVFSRRTMLALLGFICAPGLEHFIVSDTQPREPTLPANPQIPTLPQKNSLASQKERQQQLEIARSKYQLTPRLPNSVRVSTLPIEEAFDGGYSSNRASITRKITENQQAFFQNPKPFLALEDYTNVFQVLPVPDIAKTFRKDAIFAGQRLWGPNPMELTNVLALNYDLQEKLGITNEIFQTVLGAARGTAYVSETLESATKNGGLFVTDYAILATDGITSKTKRYLIAPIALYYADRDRGNWRLIPIAIQLGQVPQESLLCTPLDGVDWTLAKLIAQMADFSVHELVRHLGQTHLALEPIALATVRELPALHPVHVLLKPHFEFTMAINAFGDRVLINPGGYVDVILGGTLESSLNLVNLGVSEMFDNFSNFALPNNLQRRGVGDRSLLKDFPYRDDGVLVWDALSEYVSRYVGIYYRSSKDIREDFELQNWLKALRTPVSDGGFGVTSLPSYLKDRDQLIDLLTQIIFTAGPQHSAIAWTQYQYMSFVPNMPGAIYQPVPITKGTIEDEKSLTSFLPGIEPTFAQVNVISGIGVKLDVKAFTDFGVNSFQDPRAIAVLKGLQNRLEVVEKQIEQRNKRREECYPGFLPSRMANSTSG, from the coding sequence ATGCGTTCGCGTAGCGGCTGCTTTGCAGCATCGCCAAACCGACAACAAAGACACCAACAATTAATCGAGCAGTACGTTTTCTCGCGCCGTACCATGCTAGCGCTCCTTGGTTTCATTTGTGCTCCAGGCTTGGAACATTTTATAGTAAGTGACACTCAACCAAGAGAACCCACGCTTCCTGCCAATCCTCAAATCCCAACTTTACCTCAAAAAAATTCATTGGCATCCCAAAAAGAACGCCAACAGCAGCTTGAGATTGCACGCTCTAAATACCAGCTAACACCTCGACTGCCAAACTCTGTTAGGGTATCAACTTTACCGATCGAAGAGGCTTTTGATGGGGGCTATAGCAGTAATCGGGCAAGCATAACCCGGAAAATTACAGAAAATCAACAAGCATTTTTCCAAAATCCCAAACCTTTTCTCGCATTAGAAGACTACACAAATGTTTTTCAAGTTTTACCCGTACCGGATATTGCTAAAACCTTTCGCAAGGATGCGATATTTGCAGGGCAACGGCTGTGGGGTCCCAATCCCATGGAACTTACCAACGTTCTAGCACTCAATTACGATCTTCAAGAAAAACTGGGAATAACAAATGAGATTTTTCAAACCGTTTTGGGTGCTGCTAGAGGAACGGCATATGTTAGCGAAACTCTTGAAAGTGCTACTAAAAATGGCGGTCTGTTTGTAACGGATTATGCAATCCTTGCGACTGATGGCATTACCTCAAAAACAAAGCGATATCTCATTGCTCCTATCGCTCTTTATTACGCCGATCGCGACCGTGGTAATTGGCGTTTAATTCCCATTGCCATTCAACTCGGACAAGTTCCTCAAGAAAGTTTGCTTTGTACTCCCTTGGATGGAGTGGATTGGACTCTAGCCAAGCTCATCGCTCAAATGGCTGATTTTTCCGTTCATGAATTGGTCCGTCACTTGGGTCAAACCCATCTTGCTCTAGAACCCATCGCACTGGCAACTGTACGCGAACTCCCTGCCCTTCATCCCGTACACGTCCTATTAAAACCCCATTTTGAGTTCACAATGGCAATCAATGCTTTTGGCGATCGAGTGTTGATTAATCCAGGGGGATACGTAGATGTCATTCTAGGAGGTACTTTAGAAAGCTCCCTCAACCTTGTAAATCTTGGTGTCTCGGAAATGTTCGATAACTTCAGCAACTTTGCTTTGCCGAACAATTTACAAAGGCGCGGTGTTGGCGATCGCTCTTTATTAAAAGATTTTCCCTATCGAGATGACGGAGTGCTGGTTTGGGATGCTCTATCCGAGTATGTCAGTCGGTATGTAGGAATTTACTACAGATCTTCTAAAGATATTCGAGAGGATTTCGAGTTACAAAATTGGTTAAAAGCTTTACGGACACCTGTTAGTGATGGAGGTTTTGGTGTCACTTCTTTACCATCCTACCTAAAAGACCGCGACCAGTTAATTGACCTGCTAACACAAATTATTTTTACAGCAGGTCCGCAACACTCAGCCATTGCCTGGACTCAATATCAGTATATGTCTTTTGTCCCTAATATGCCTGGAGCTATTTATCAGCCTGTTCCTATTACCAAGGGAACAATTGAAGATGAGAAGAGTTTAACAAGTTTTCTTCCTGGTATAGAACCAACTTTTGCACAAGTTAACGTCATATCGGGAATTGGTGTCAAACTTGATGTCAAAGCATTTACAGATTTTGGTGTCAATAGTTTTCAAGATCCGCGAGCTATTGCTGTTCTTAAAGGCTTGCAAAATCGTTTGGAGGTTGTAGAAAAACAGATCGAACAACGAAATAAACGCCGAGAGGAATGCTACCCTGGCTTTTTACCTTCTCGTATGGCTAACAGTACCAGTGGTTGA
- a CDS encoding sensor histidine kinase, producing the protein MVELLQSFFSDNFIPHGHCYLWKPELVSLHVISDVIIALSYYSIPLTLVYFVRKRQDVPFKIIFLLFGAFIVSCGTTHIMEVWTLWYPTYWLSGTLKAFTAVVSFYTALTLIPLVPQALALPSPAQLEQANRALQKENAERQKVEQELRQYKEHLEELVKQRTIELEHANKQLQQEILQRQQSQEKMAQLLKEVESTNKELNDFAYVVSHDLKAPLRGISSLSQWLLADYSDKLDEQGQEFINLLINRVQKMHNLIEGILQYSRVGRVKEEIGQVNLNQLVADVIELLDSKDSIQIEAIGNLPVINFERTKIEQVFQNLLSNAIKFIDKPQGNITIQCHEGSDDWLFSVADNGLGIEKEQFTRIFQIFQKISSDKSSDSTGIGLALVKKIVEMYGGKVWVESEVGKGSTFFFTVKKQLPIKAAY; encoded by the coding sequence ATGGTGGAACTTCTACAAAGTTTTTTCTCAGACAATTTTATTCCTCACGGGCATTGTTATCTTTGGAAACCTGAATTAGTTTCCTTACACGTAATTTCAGATGTCATTATTGCGCTTTCATATTATTCAATTCCACTCACGTTAGTCTACTTTGTCCGTAAAAGACAAGATGTCCCGTTCAAAATTATTTTTCTGTTGTTTGGAGCTTTCATTGTTTCCTGTGGTACAACACATATAATGGAAGTTTGGACGCTTTGGTATCCTACTTACTGGTTATCTGGAACTCTTAAAGCTTTTACCGCTGTAGTCTCTTTTTATACAGCTTTAACTCTAATACCTTTAGTCCCGCAAGCCCTTGCTCTCCCGAGCCCAGCACAGCTTGAACAAGCAAATAGGGCTTTACAAAAAGAAAATGCCGAACGTCAAAAGGTTGAGCAAGAGTTGCGACAGTACAAAGAACATCTAGAAGAATTAGTCAAACAACGTACTATTGAATTAGAACACGCGAACAAACAACTTCAGCAAGAAATTCTTCAGCGCCAGCAGTCTCAGGAAAAAATGGCGCAGTTACTAAAAGAAGTAGAAAGTACAAACAAAGAGTTAAATGATTTTGCTTACGTGGTGTCTCACGATTTAAAAGCACCACTGCGGGGAATTAGTTCGTTATCTCAATGGCTCCTAGCAGATTACAGCGATAAACTCGACGAACAGGGTCAAGAATTCATTAATCTTCTTATTAATCGAGTTCAAAAAATGCATAATCTTATAGAAGGCATTTTACAGTACTCCAGGGTAGGACGTGTCAAAGAGGAGATCGGACAGGTTAATTTAAACCAATTAGTGGCAGACGTTATTGAGCTTCTCGATTCCAAAGACAGTATACAGATAGAGGCGATCGGTAACCTACCTGTGATTAACTTCGAGAGAACTAAAATAGAACAAGTGTTTCAGAATTTACTCAGTAATGCTATTAAATTTATAGATAAACCACAAGGAAATATTACGATTCAATGTCATGAAGGTAGCGATGACTGGCTCTTTAGCGTTGCTGATAATGGATTGGGAATTGAAAAAGAGCAATTTACCAGAATTTTCCAGATATTTCAAAAAATTTCTAGCGATAAAAGCTCTGATAGTACGGGAATTGGATTGGCTTTAGTGAAAAAGATTGTAGAAATGTACGGTGGTAAGGTTTGGGTAGAATCTGAGGTTGGAAAAGGGAGTACATTCTTTTTTACCGTGAAAAAACAGCTACCAATCAAGGCAGCATACTAG
- the rfbB gene encoding dTDP-glucose 4,6-dehydratase: MSRRLLVTGGAGFIGSNFVHHWLKVYPNERVVVLDALTYAGNRRNLESVEERENFCFVEGNICDRTLITELLQAEHIDTIAHFAAESHVDRSILGPGAFVQTNVVGTFTLLDAFRLHWEAKGQPRDYRFLHVSTDEVYGSLSPTAPAFTESTPYAPNSPYSASKAGSDHLVRAYHHTYGLPTIITNCSNNYGSYQFPEKLIPLMCINALMGKPLPVYGDGKNVRDWLYVGDHCQALDVVIHSGQPGETYNIGGNNEVENINLVQMLCQFMNELAPNLPVHPAEQLITFVKDRPGHDRRYAIDASKIKTQLGWTPSVTIAEGLRLTVEWYLTHRDWWEPLLSEEYQAYYRKVYA; the protein is encoded by the coding sequence ATGAGTCGTCGGTTATTGGTGACTGGGGGGGCGGGGTTTATTGGCTCTAATTTTGTACATCACTGGCTAAAAGTTTATCCAAATGAGCGTGTGGTGGTGTTGGATGCTCTCACTTATGCGGGAAATCGTCGGAATTTGGAGTCTGTTGAGGAACGGGAAAATTTTTGTTTTGTAGAGGGAAATATTTGCGATCGCACTCTCATAACGGAGTTGCTACAAGCAGAACACATTGATACCATTGCCCATTTTGCTGCTGAATCCCATGTGGACAGGTCAATTTTGGGACCTGGTGCGTTTGTACAAACAAATGTGGTGGGAACTTTTACTTTATTAGATGCTTTTCGCCTGCATTGGGAAGCGAAAGGTCAGCCAAGAGATTATCGTTTTCTCCATGTTTCTACGGATGAGGTTTATGGGAGCCTGAGTCCTACAGCTCCTGCTTTCACCGAAAGTACACCTTATGCGCCTAACAGCCCCTATTCAGCATCTAAAGCCGGAAGCGACCATTTAGTCCGTGCTTATCACCATACTTATGGATTGCCAACAATTATTACAAATTGCTCTAATAACTACGGTTCCTATCAGTTTCCAGAAAAGCTGATTCCTCTAATGTGTATCAATGCTCTTATGGGTAAGCCATTACCAGTTTACGGCGATGGCAAAAATGTGCGGGATTGGCTTTATGTTGGGGATCACTGTCAAGCTTTAGATGTCGTGATTCATTCCGGACAACCGGGTGAAACCTATAACATTGGTGGTAACAATGAGGTGGAAAATATCAATCTCGTGCAAATGTTATGTCAATTCATGAATGAATTGGCACCTAATTTACCCGTGCATCCAGCAGAGCAATTGATTACTTTTGTTAAAGACAGACCGGGGCATGACCGGAGATATGCTATAGATGCATCTAAAATTAAAACACAGTTGGGTTGGACGCCTTCGGTAACGATCGCAGAAGGTTTGCGTCTTACTGTGGAATGGTATCTGACCCATCGCGATTGGTGGGAACCTCTGCTATCGGAGGAGTATCAGGCTTATTACAGGAAGGTTTATGCTTAG
- a CDS encoding serine/threonine protein kinase has translation MLQVGQVLHNRYQLQRQLGNNGVRQTWLALNLQASDVEKKQVVVKCLAFGETVQWDDLKLFQREALVLQNLHHPQIPKYIDDFCVGDATKQPLGDKLGTACAKSDQPGTAALPCDKLGTACAKSDKPGTACAKGDRILWFCLVQEYIPGESLKELLVSGKRFTEIQVKEIAVQVLDILTELHELYPAVLHRDIKPSNLIWGETGKIYLVDFGAVQDKVSPEGATFTVVGTYGYSPVEQFGGKVVPASDLYALGASLIHLLTGVSPADLPQSNLKIQFSERVSLSPSFTNWLQKMTEPAPENRFSTARQAMDALNSGLVLQDRDLPIPEMRNNSGCGLKNRVEKVPEAIKGWNWGAFLIPWLWLWQNRVWSGLLCFVPIVGFLMSVTLGIKGNEWAWKSRHWRSIQHFKEYQRSWAIAGILFAAPISILLWISSTVLILNVLLP, from the coding sequence ATGTTGCAAGTAGGACAAGTGTTACACAATCGTTACCAACTCCAACGCCAACTTGGTAACAATGGGGTTCGCCAAACTTGGCTTGCATTGAATTTACAGGCGTCAGATGTAGAAAAAAAGCAAGTCGTCGTTAAATGTCTTGCTTTTGGTGAAACCGTGCAATGGGATGATTTAAAACTTTTTCAGAGAGAAGCGCTAGTACTTCAAAATCTACATCATCCTCAAATTCCAAAGTATATTGATGATTTTTGTGTTGGCGATGCTACAAAGCAGCCGCTAGGCGATAAGCTGGGTACAGCTTGCGCTAAGAGCGATCAGCCGGGTACGGCGGCGCTGCCATGCGATAAGCTGGGTACAGCTTGCGCTAAGAGCGATAAGCCGGGTACGGCTTGCGCCAAGGGCGATCGCATCCTGTGGTTTTGCTTGGTACAAGAATACATTCCTGGTGAGTCCCTTAAAGAATTGCTGGTTTCTGGCAAACGATTTACAGAAATCCAAGTCAAAGAAATTGCTGTTCAAGTCTTAGATATTCTCACAGAATTACACGAACTCTATCCAGCAGTGCTGCATCGCGATATCAAACCGAGCAATCTCATTTGGGGTGAAACTGGTAAAATCTATTTGGTTGATTTTGGTGCAGTTCAAGATAAAGTCTCGCCAGAGGGAGCAACTTTCACTGTAGTCGGAACTTATGGATATTCGCCTGTGGAGCAATTCGGCGGTAAGGTAGTTCCTGCATCAGATTTATATGCGTTGGGAGCGTCATTGATTCATTTGCTAACGGGAGTTTCTCCAGCAGATTTACCTCAAAGCAATTTAAAGATTCAGTTTAGCGAACGCGTTAGCTTGAGCCCGAGTTTTACAAATTGGTTGCAGAAAATGACCGAACCTGCACCAGAAAATCGATTTTCAACGGCTCGTCAAGCAATGGATGCACTCAACTCTGGTTTAGTTTTACAAGATCGAGATTTGCCAATTCCAGAAATGAGAAATAACTCTGGATGCGGTTTGAAAAATCGTGTAGAAAAAGTTCCCGAAGCAATCAAAGGTTGGAACTGGGGTGCTTTTTTAATACCTTGGCTGTGGTTGTGGCAAAATCGCGTATGGAGTGGACTGCTCTGTTTTGTACCCATAGTAGGTTTTTTGATGTCTGTTACACTTGGTATAAAGGGAAATGAATGGGCTTGGAAAAGCAGACATTGGCGCAGTATCCAACACTTTAAAGAATATCAAAGAAGCTGGGCTATTGCGGGAATTTTATTCGCAGCCCCTATAAGTATTTTGTTATGGATTAGCAGTACTGTCTTGATACTGAATGTTTTGCTACCATGA
- a CDS encoding aromatic ring-hydroxylating oxygenase subunit alpha, whose protein sequence is MFEILQNFWMPVLPVSELGESPVSVTLAGEKLVLFRTQSGEIRALRDRCSHRSAALSLGRVTPNGCIECPYHGWQFNGDGACVRVPFNDVNKINFSRLAVNSFPTQVIAGCVWIFTGEGKPPVLQIPDSLKLSETAYYIHQEIWKTHWTRAIEASLDFVHLPFVHRESFGQIAQSALESGDVLDLKVNDSGDRIEVFTPYAGVPPTFALEWQQPNLVMVKFDDLGFPVKREHFFAVPIDEHQTQCTIILQMAEGMDAQTQQFAAQEFIKPLVEDRVVVESQIGEIHAIAGECHVPTDKPTLLFRRWYHQTIARQLVLR, encoded by the coding sequence ATGTTTGAAATATTGCAAAATTTTTGGATGCCTGTATTGCCAGTCAGCGAACTGGGTGAGAGCCCTGTATCAGTTACGTTAGCAGGAGAAAAACTTGTGTTGTTTCGCACGCAGTCCGGTGAAATTCGGGCATTGCGCGATCGCTGTTCTCATCGGAGTGCTGCTCTTTCTTTAGGGCGTGTGACTCCGAATGGCTGTATTGAATGCCCCTATCACGGCTGGCAATTTAATGGGGATGGAGCTTGTGTCCGTGTCCCTTTTAACGATGTCAACAAGATTAATTTTTCTCGTTTGGCTGTGAACAGTTTTCCCACTCAAGTCATTGCAGGTTGTGTTTGGATTTTTACAGGAGAAGGTAAGCCTCCTGTCCTGCAAATTCCCGACAGCTTGAAATTATCGGAGACAGCCTACTACATTCACCAAGAAATTTGGAAAACTCACTGGACGAGAGCGATCGAGGCTAGCTTAGATTTTGTTCATCTGCCGTTTGTACATCGTGAATCGTTTGGTCAAATCGCACAATCAGCCCTGGAGTCGGGTGACGTTTTAGACTTGAAGGTTAATGATAGCGGCGATCGCATTGAAGTGTTCACACCCTATGCGGGTGTACCGCCTACTTTTGCTTTAGAGTGGCAGCAACCGAATTTAGTCATGGTCAAGTTTGACGATCTAGGCTTTCCGGTAAAGCGAGAACATTTTTTTGCTGTTCCGATTGATGAGCATCAAACGCAATGCACGATAATTCTACAAATGGCAGAAGGAATGGATGCTCAAACTCAACAATTTGCAGCCCAAGAATTCATTAAACCGTTGGTAGAAGACCGAGTAGTCGTTGAATCTCAAATAGGTGAAATCCATGCAATTGCAGGAGAATGCCACGTACCTACAGATAAACCGACTTTATTATTCCGCCGATGGTATCATCAAACAATTGCTCGTCAACTTGTACTCAGGTAA
- a CDS encoding bifunctional heptose 7-phosphate kinase/heptose 1-phosphate adenyltransferase yields the protein MSLNPKFASKLRSVADRLFDLIDNFAGARVLIIGDLTLDEFLTGQVERVSREAPVLILRHETTKQVPGGGANAVYNFARLGGQVLAVGLLGKDEQGRALQGLLETAGIKTGGIFLDEERPTVTKTRISGHSRQSVTQQMVRIDRKSEDLPSLDLQLQLAEYIQEHIHTVDAVVCSDYGDGTLTQPVISAALCASRSVVDAQKHLKRYRGAMLFTPNLPEAELAVGYAITDEAALARAGKDLLELTDAKHILITRGEQGMTLFNDDGTKDDIPAFNRTEVFDVTGAGDTVVAGLTLGLTAGASIWEAAVLGNLAASIVVRQFGTTTTTPEEMRVALQRLLEEME from the coding sequence ATGTCTTTGAACCCTAAATTTGCGTCTAAACTGCGTAGTGTTGCCGATCGCCTCTTTGATTTGATTGATAATTTTGCAGGAGCTAGAGTGCTTATTATTGGGGACTTGACTTTAGATGAGTTCCTAACCGGTCAAGTAGAAAGAGTCTCTCGCGAAGCCCCTGTATTAATTCTCCGTCATGAAACCACCAAGCAAGTACCGGGAGGTGGAGCAAACGCAGTCTATAATTTTGCCCGCTTGGGAGGACAAGTTCTTGCTGTAGGGCTTTTGGGTAAGGATGAACAAGGGAGAGCACTGCAAGGTTTGCTTGAAACTGCAGGCATTAAAACGGGCGGTATTTTTCTAGATGAGGAGCGTCCGACAGTCACAAAAACAAGAATTTCCGGGCATTCCCGTCAATCAGTGACCCAGCAAATGGTCCGGATTGACCGAAAATCAGAAGATTTACCTAGCTTGGATTTACAGCTACAATTAGCTGAGTATATTCAAGAACATATTCATACAGTTGATGCTGTGGTATGTTCTGATTACGGTGATGGAACGTTAACTCAACCCGTGATTTCAGCAGCCCTTTGTGCATCCCGGAGTGTTGTTGATGCTCAAAAGCATTTGAAGCGGTATCGAGGAGCAATGTTGTTTACTCCAAATTTACCAGAAGCAGAACTGGCTGTAGGATATGCTATTACTGATGAAGCTGCGCTGGCTCGAGCAGGAAAAGATTTGCTGGAATTGACTGACGCCAAGCATATCCTGATTACCCGTGGCGAACAAGGGATGACTTTATTTAACGATGATGGTACTAAAGATGACATTCCAGCTTTTAATAGAACTGAGGTGTTTGATGTGACCGGTGCTGGAGATACCGTGGTGGCTGGATTAACTCTTGGTTTAACTGCGGGGGCGTCAATTTGGGAAGCAGCTGTTTTGGGTAACTTAGCGGCTAGTATTGTAGTGCGGCAGTTTGGGACAACAACGACAACACCTGAAGAAATGAGGGTGGCTTTGCAACGTTTGTTGGAGGAAATGGAATGA
- a CDS encoding TetR/AcrR family transcriptional regulator, whose translation MVKKSDRSSSRETVLDAAEQLFAARGYTAVTLKHIAEHLGMKQASLYYHFPQGKEELYVEVMLRHLEQRRVRFKQLLAEAPPTLEGRLQHIGTWLIQQPPLNGGRMVLTDLPELSPESSERLEEAMYRCVFAPLEELFAESLDRLHPSLQSDPGFIGGAFLASIEALYTFKRYGSKSDEASVATLIALLLEGALKP comes from the coding sequence ATGGTTAAGAAAAGCGATCGATCCTCATCCAGAGAAACGGTGCTTGACGCTGCCGAGCAGTTGTTTGCAGCTCGCGGGTATACCGCAGTAACCCTCAAACACATCGCCGAGCATCTTGGCATGAAACAAGCCTCCCTCTATTACCACTTTCCCCAAGGGAAGGAGGAGTTATATGTAGAGGTGATGTTGCGTCACCTAGAGCAGAGGCGTGTTCGCTTCAAACAATTGCTGGCAGAGGCTCCTCCCACCCTCGAAGGGCGTTTGCAGCATATTGGCACCTGGCTCATTCAACAACCCCCTTTAAATGGAGGTCGAATGGTACTGACAGACTTACCGGAGTTGTCACCTGAAAGTTCAGAGCGGCTGGAAGAAGCAATGTATCGTTGCGTATTTGCTCCGTTGGAAGAGTTGTTTGCTGAGAGTTTAGATCGATTGCATCCTTCTTTGCAATCCGATCCGGGATTTATCGGTGGCGCATTCCTGGCAAGTATCGAAGCCCTTTATACCTTTAAGCGATACGGAAGCAAATCGGATGAAGCATCAGTGGCAACTTTGATTGCGTTGTTGCTGGAAGGGGCATTGAAGCCTTAA
- a CDS encoding nucleotidyl transferase AbiEii/AbiGii toxin family protein produces MKLFETISQAISRPVDEILTYHLLESLLRRVACSACAKDLVLRGGMLTRLWVPPGYRIAVDVDFVGLYPFGIESTEQRFRELLATDGFTDGTIFHLESLESRGIWMEDPFPGVRLCLDASVLDYRQRLQIDVGFNDPLVPEQEWIQYPTLVPAEPVQLQAARPELMAGWKLHGLIEQGAKRWRGKDLYDLMLLATLIPLDKALLPEAIRVAFSSHNATLQEVQIILTNPQWWNTGKNRRNWRYYCRQVPTQIMPEDFLSAVTTVIDYWGPIINNLCHYENATNALDKPYLPNLS; encoded by the coding sequence ATGAAGCTTTTTGAAACAATCTCTCAGGCGATCTCTCGACCTGTTGATGAAATCTTAACTTATCACCTCTTAGAAAGTCTTCTACGTCGGGTTGCTTGCTCTGCTTGCGCAAAAGACTTGGTTCTTCGAGGCGGAATGCTGACGCGGTTGTGGGTTCCTCCAGGGTATCGCATTGCGGTTGATGTCGATTTTGTAGGGTTGTATCCGTTTGGAATTGAGTCAACCGAGCAGCGCTTTCGGGAGTTGCTTGCTACCGATGGTTTTACCGATGGGACGATCTTTCATCTAGAATCTCTGGAATCTCGGGGTATTTGGATGGAAGATCCCTTTCCTGGCGTGCGCTTGTGTTTGGATGCTTCAGTGCTTGACTACCGCCAACGGCTGCAAATCGATGTGGGTTTTAATGACCCGCTCGTTCCAGAACAAGAATGGATTCAATACCCAACTTTAGTTCCAGCAGAACCCGTGCAACTCCAGGCTGCTCGACCCGAACTTATGGCTGGTTGGAAACTTCACGGTCTCATCGAGCAAGGAGCCAAACGCTGGCGAGGGAAGGATCTTTATGACTTGATGTTGCTAGCAACGTTAATCCCGCTGGATAAAGCATTATTGCCAGAAGCAATTAGGGTAGCATTTAGCAGTCACAATGCAACCCTTCAGGAAGTACAGATAATTCTAACCAACCCTCAATGGTGGAATACAGGTAAAAATCGCCGCAACTGGAGATACTACTGCCGTCAAGTTCCCACACAGATTATGCCTGAGGATTTCCTGAGTGCAGTCACAACAGTCATTGATTACTGGGGACCAATTATTAACAACCTGTGTCATTACGAAAACGCTACAAATGCTCTTGACAAACCATACCTACCTAATTTAAGTTAG